The nucleotide window CATGCTGGCGCCGCCCGAGTTGAAGGCGATCCATCCGCTCGGCAAGTCGCCCGTGGTCACGGTGGATGGCCTGACTCTGGCCGAAAGCGGCGCCATCATCGAGACGCTGGTCGAGCGCTACGGCAACGGCCGCCTGGCGCCCGCGCCCGGCACGCCCGAGGCGCTGCGCTACCGCTATTGGCTGCACTACGCCGAAGGTTCGGCCATGCCGCCGCTGCTGCTCAAGCTGGTGTTCGAGCGCATCGGCAACGCCAAAATGCCGTTTTTTGCCAAGCCGATTGCCAAGGGCATCGCGGCCAAGGCGATGAGCGGCTTCATCCAGCCGCAAATCGCGCAGCATCTGACGTTCATGGAAGGCCAATTGAAGGAGCGTGAATGGTTTACCGGCCCCGAGTTCACGGCGGCCGACATCCAGATCAGCTTTCCGCTGGAAGCCGCAGAGGCGCGCGGCGGGCTGAATGCCGCCGATCACCCGCACCTGTCGGACTGGCTGGCCCGCATCCACGCCCGGCCCGCCTACCAGCGCGCGCTGGCGCGTGGCGGCAAGTACGAGCTGCTGGGCGGCACGTCAAAATCATAAGTCAAGAAAATGCCTGCCAACGCAGTCCAGTCGCGCGCGGAAAGCTATACAAAGCGTAGCGCCTGGAAAAACCATGCGATCGGCTGGCGCAGCCTGCTGCGCCACGGGCTGCAGGTGGCCTTGTTTTGCGCCTTGGTGGCCGTGTTCACCACCCTCATCTGGCCTGACAGCAGCTACAGCCGGCAACTGGTGCATTCGCTGTGCATTGGCCTGTCCACCTGGCTGACGATCGAGACCGGGCGCCTGGTGGTCAACCCGGCGCATTGCCACCCGTCGGCCGACGGCGATGCGGGCTGGCCCAAAGGTTGGCGCGGCCTGGCCTTGACCGTGTTTGGCATTGGCACAGGCTTCTTCGTGGGCACGCGGTTTTCGCGCTGGGCCCTGGGTGAGGCACAGGAGTTCGCCCAGCGGGACTTGCTGATTGGCCTGCTGGTGACTGCGGCGGCCGGCACCGTCGCCAGTTTTTACTACCACGCCCGCGGCAAAACGAGCGCGCTGCAAGCTGAAATCGCCGCCGCCGAACGCGATGCCACCGAAGCGCGCTTGCGCCTGCTGCAAAGCCAGCTGGAGCCGCACATGCTGTTCAACACGCTGGCCAACCTGCGCGCGCTGATCGGCGTCGACCCGCCAGCGGCGCAGCAGATGGTGGACCGCATGAACGACTACCTGCGCGCCACCCTAGCGGCCAGCCGGGCCACACAGCACCCGCTGGCGACTGAATTTGATCGCGTGCACGACTACCTGGCGTTGATGGCCATCCGCATGGGGCCACGCCTGGCCTTCAAGCTGAATTTGCCCGATGACCTGCGCGCCCTGCCCGTGCCGCCGCTGCTGCTGCAACCGCTGGTCGAAAACGCCATCCGCCACGGGCTTGAGCCGCAGGTGGCCGGTGGCCGCATCGAAGTCACGGCCGAGCGCGCCGGCGGCGCCCGCCTGCTGCTCACCGTGCTCGACACCGGCGCCGGCCTGCCCGCCGCCGTCCAAACCGCGCCCCCGCCCGGCGGCTTTGGCCTGACCCAGGTGCGCGAACGCCTGCGCACGCTGTATGGGGGCCGTGCCACTCTGGATTTAAGAGCTGCTCCCGCAGGCGGCACGCGGGCAGAGATCGCCATTCCCATCGAATGACCAACCCATCGCGCCCGACCGCCCTGATCGCCGAGGACGAGCCGCTGTTGGCCGCCGCGCTGGCCGCTGAACTGGCGCGCGCCTGGCCGGAACTGCGCATTGCCGCCACCGTGGGCGACGGCACCAGCGCGGTCGAACAGGCCCTGAAGCTGCGGCCCGACGTGCTGTTTTTCGACATCCGCATGCCCGGCATGAGCGGCCTGGAAGCGGCGGCCGAACTGGCCGATGCCTGGGACGAAAGCGCCGCGCCTTTTCCCGCGTTGGTGTTCGTCACCGCCTATGAGCAATACGCCGTGCAGGCTTTCGACGCACAGGCGCTGGACTACCTGGTCAAGCCCGTGCAGCCCGATCGGCTCAAGCGCTGCGTGGAAAAACTGCGTGCAGCCCCATCCATCCGGGCGGATCGGCCCGCACCCGGCGCCTTGCTGGACGACACCGCGCGCCAGTTGCAGCAGCTCATGGCCGCCCTGCAACCGGGCGCCGCTGCCGCCAGCCCCGCGCAACCCCGGCTGCGCCAGTTGCCCGTCAGCCCCACTGGCAACGGCGGCCAAGTCATCCGCATGGTGCCGCTGGCCGACGTGCTGTTTCTGCAAGCCGCCGACAAATACGTGCGCGTGGTCACAGCCACCGGCGATCACCTGCTGCGCACCCCGCTGAAAGACCTGCTGCCGCAGCTCGACCCCCATGCCTTCTGGCAAATCCACCGCTCCACCGCCGTGCGCGCCGACGCCATCGACACCGTACAGCGCGACGAGGCCGGGAAGCTGAGCCTGACAGTGCGGGGATCCGGCGAGCGGCTGGCGGTGAGCCGGGTTTATGGGTATTTGTTCAGGGCCTTGTGAACACCCACGAACGGCCATCTACCGCGTGCGGTCAGCTCAGCAAAAAAACCAAGAAAACCCAGGCAAATCCAGCGCGGAAAGCTACTATTTTAATAGCGACCGTCGCAGGATTGGGGTCACATCGAAAGTTTGATCACTCTACCCCGCGGGCACCAAGAAATCCCGGCTGATGTGCCCGCCCAACTGGTTTACCCGGTCCAGAAACTGCGTCAAGAATGCGTGCAGCCCCGTGGCCAGGATTTCGTCGATGTGGCCGTAGCGCAGGTCGGCCCGCAGGCGGCCGGCGTGGCGCATGGTGTCGCCTTGGGGTTCGGCGCCGACCAGGCGCAGGTTGTTCAAGACCTCGCTCATGCAGTGGTGCAGCGCGCGCGGCATGTCCTCGCGCAGCATGAGCAGCTCGGCCACGCGCTCGGGCACGATGACGTCGCGGTACACCTTGCGGTAGATCTCGAAGGCGCTGACGCTGCGCAGGATGGCGGCCCAGTGGTAGAAGTCGTATTCAAGGTCCTTCTCGCTGGCGGTGCCGAAGAACTCGCTCTCGACGGCGTGAAATTTCACGTCCAGCAGGCGCGCGGTGTTGTCGGCGCGCTCCAGGAAGGTGCCCATGCGCAGGAAGTGGAACGCCTCATCCTGCAGCATGGTGCCCAAGGTCACGCCGCGCGACAGGTGCGAACGGAATTTGACCCACTCGAAAAACGCGGCCGGGTCGGCTTCGAAGGTGCCCGAGCGGGCCACGCGGCTCACTTCGAGCCAGGTCTGATTGAGGGTTTCCCACACCTCGGTGGTGAGCGCGCCGCGCACGGCGCGGGCGTTTTCGCGCGCGGCTTTCAAGCACGCCAGGATGGACGAGGGGTTGTCTTCCTCCTGCACCATGAAGCGCATTACCCCTTGGGGCGTGACTTCGCCATGGCGCGCGGTGTAGGCCGGCAGCAGCTCTGACAGCGACAGCACGCCGAGCCAGCCGTATTGCGACACGGCGGCCGATTGCGGCAGCAGCGAGGTTTCATGGTGCACATTGAGCATGCGCGCGGTGTTCTCGGCCCGCTCGGTGTAGCGGGACATCCAGAACAAGTGGTCGGCGGTGCGGGAGAGCATGGGTCAGGTCCTGTAAAGCCTCGAACCCCGGCGCGCTGGCGCGCGCAGCGGTGTTGTGGTGCTGCGCACCCTGTCCGCGGTCGCGGACAGAACATCCCGCTCGGTGCAGCGGGACATCCAGAACAAGTGGTCGGCGGTGCGGGAGAGCATGTGAGATCCTCGAGAGATGGTCAGCCGTGCGACTGGCGCTGCCACTGCGACTGGCCTTGCCCCTGAGACTGGGACTGCCGCTGCGCACCGCTGTCGTCCTCCAGCACCCAGGTG belongs to Ottowia testudinis and includes:
- a CDS encoding glutathione S-transferase; amino-acid sequence: MTAPATPLIVHHLNNSRSQRILWLLEELELPYEIVKYQRDAKTMLAPPELKAIHPLGKSPVVTVDGLTLAESGAIIETLVERYGNGRLAPAPGTPEALRYRYWLHYAEGSAMPPLLLKLVFERIGNAKMPFFAKPIAKGIAAKAMSGFIQPQIAQHLTFMEGQLKEREWFTGPEFTAADIQISFPLEAAEARGGLNAADHPHLSDWLARIHARPAYQRALARGGKYELLGGTSKS
- a CDS encoding LytR/AlgR family response regulator transcription factor, translating into MTNPSRPTALIAEDEPLLAAALAAELARAWPELRIAATVGDGTSAVEQALKLRPDVLFFDIRMPGMSGLEAAAELADAWDESAAPFPALVFVTAYEQYAVQAFDAQALDYLVKPVQPDRLKRCVEKLRAAPSIRADRPAPGALLDDTARQLQQLMAALQPGAAAASPAQPRLRQLPVSPTGNGGQVIRMVPLADVLFLQAADKYVRVVTATGDHLLRTPLKDLLPQLDPHAFWQIHRSTAVRADAIDTVQRDEAGKLSLTVRGSGERLAVSRVYGYLFRAL
- a CDS encoding sensor histidine kinase; protein product: MPANAVQSRAESYTKRSAWKNHAIGWRSLLRHGLQVALFCALVAVFTTLIWPDSSYSRQLVHSLCIGLSTWLTIETGRLVVNPAHCHPSADGDAGWPKGWRGLALTVFGIGTGFFVGTRFSRWALGEAQEFAQRDLLIGLLVTAAAGTVASFYYHARGKTSALQAEIAAAERDATEARLRLLQSQLEPHMLFNTLANLRALIGVDPPAAQQMVDRMNDYLRATLAASRATQHPLATEFDRVHDYLALMAIRMGPRLAFKLNLPDDLRALPVPPLLLQPLVENAIRHGLEPQVAGGRIEVTAERAGGARLLLTVLDTGAGLPAAVQTAPPPGGFGLTQVRERLRTLYGGRATLDLRAAPAGGTRAEIAIPIE
- a CDS encoding alpha-E domain-containing protein; the protein is MLSRTADHLFWMSRCTERDVLSATADRVRSTTTPLRAPARRGSRLYRT
- a CDS encoding alpha-E domain-containing protein, which codes for MLSRTADHLFWMSRYTERAENTARMLNVHHETSLLPQSAAVSQYGWLGVLSLSELLPAYTARHGEVTPQGVMRFMVQEEDNPSSILACLKAARENARAVRGALTTEVWETLNQTWLEVSRVARSGTFEADPAAFFEWVKFRSHLSRGVTLGTMLQDEAFHFLRMGTFLERADNTARLLDVKFHAVESEFFGTASEKDLEYDFYHWAAILRSVSAFEIYRKVYRDVIVPERVAELLMLREDMPRALHHCMSEVLNNLRLVGAEPQGDTMRHAGRLRADLRYGHIDEILATGLHAFLTQFLDRVNQLGGHISRDFLVPAG